In Paraburkholderia youngii, the genomic stretch CACGCCGGCGATCGACGCACTGATCGCGCACGACCTCGCGTTCGATGCGTTGATCTACGCGCGTCACGTGCAGTACGTCGAGATTTTCGCGCAGCGTTTTCCGGCGTTGCGCATGGTGGTCGATCATGGCGCGAAGCCGCCGATCCGCTTCGGCCCGGCGGGCTACGATGTGTGGCGCGATGCGATTGCCCGGCTCGCCGCATTCCCTCAGGTGCACTGCAAGCTGTCTGGTCTCGCGACCGAGGCGTCGCCCGGCTGGACCGAGGACACGCTGCGGCCCTACGTCGAGCATCTGCTGAACACTTTCGGCCCGGCGCGGCTGATGTGGGGCAGCGACTGGCCCGTGCTCGAACTGAACGGCGACTATCTGCTGTGGCATTCGGTGGCGACCACGCTGCTCGCGTCGTTGAGCGACGCCGAGCGCGACGCCGTGTTCGGCGAGAACGCCGCCGCGTTTTACCGGCTTTGATTTCGTTAGCAGCCCATTCAACTGGAGTCGTAGATGACACAAAGACTGGCCGGCAAAACGGCCCTGATCACCGCGGCGGGACAAGGTATCGGTCTCGCCACCGCCGAACTGTTCGCGCGCGAAGGCGCGCGCGTGATCGCCACCGATATCCGCATCGACGGACTCGCTGGCAAGCCGGTCGAGGCGCGCAAGCTCGACGTGCTCGACGGCGCGGCGATCAAGGCGCTCGCCGCGGAAGTCGGCACGATCGACGTGCTGTTCAACTGCGCGGGCTACGTGCATGCGGGCAATATCCTCGAATGCAGCGAGGAGGACTGGGATTTCGCGTTCGACCTCAACGCGAAGGCGATGTACCGTATGATTCGCGCGTTCTTGCCAGCCATGTTGGAGAAGGGCGGCGGCTCGATCATCAACATGTCGTCGGCGGCGTCGAGCGTGAAGGGCGTGCCGAACCGCTTCGCGTACGGTGCGTCGAAAGCCGCAGTGGTCGGGCTGACGAAGTCCGTCGCCGCGGATTTCGTCACGCGTGGTGTACGCTGTAACGCGATTTGCCCGGGCACGGTGTCCTCGCCGTCGCTCGAACAGCGAATCGCCGCGCAGGCTCAGGCGCAGGGCGCGTCGGTCGATGCGGTGCAGGCCGCGTTCGTCGCGCGTCAGCCGATGGGCCGCATCGGCAAGCCGGAGGAAATCGCCGCGCTCGCGCTGTATCTCGCGTCCGACGAGTCGTCGTTCACGACGGGCCAGCTCCATGTGATCGACGGCGGATGGTCGAACTGATTCTGATTGGTTGACGAACCGAACACTACTGAACGTAAAGGAAAGTGCAACGATGAAACTGCTTCGTTATGGGCCGAAGGGCCAAGAAAAGCCGGGCCTGCTGGACGCGCAAGGCAAGATTCGCGATCTGTCGAAGGTGGTGGGCGATATCGACGGCGCTGTGCTCGGCGATGAAAGCCTCGCCAAACTGCGCGCGCTCGATCCGGCAACGCTGCCGCTCGTCGAAGGAAATCCGCGCGTGGGCCCGTGCGTCGGCAAGATCGGCAAGTTCATCTGCATCGGCCTGAACTACGCGGATCACGCGGCGGAATCGAATCTGCCGGTGCCGGCCGAACCGGTCATCTTCAACAAGTGGACGAGCGCGATCAGCGGCCCGAACGACGACATCGAAATCCCGCGCGGCTCGAAGAAGACCGACTGGGAAGTGGAACTCGGCGTCGTGATCGGCAAGGCGGCGAAGTACGTCGACGAAGCGAACGCGCTCGAGCACGTGGCCGGCTACTGCGTCGTCAACGACGTGTCGGAGCGCGAATGGCAGATCGAGCGCGGCGGCACGTGGGACAAGGGCAAGGGCTTCGACACGTTCGGCCCGATCGGCCCGTGGGTCGTCACGCGCGATGAAGTCGCCGATCCGCAGAACCTGAGCCTGTGGCTGGAAGTGGACGGCCATCGCTACCAGAACGGCAGCACGAAGACGATGATCTTCAGTGTCGCGAAGCTGGTGTCGTATGTGTCGCAGTGCATGAGCCTGCAGCCGGGCGACGTGATCTCGACCGGCACGCCGCCGGGCGTCGGCATGGGCGTGAAGCCGAACCCGGTATTCCTGAAGCCGGGGCAGACGGTGCGTCTGGGTATCGAAGGGCTGGGCGAGCAGACGCAGAAGACTTACGCGGCGGAGTAACGCGCTTTCTCTTCCTGTCTTGTCGCTGTGAAATGCGAGGCCGTTCCTGTTACGCGCAGGAGCGGCCTTTTTCATGCCGCGCGGCTTTAATTGCCCGCCTCCTGCTCTCCATTCTCCCCAATCCGATTGACGGTCCCCTGCGCAACCGCCACCAGCTTCTCGCGATTCCCCTCCATCACGAACACGCTGCACTGGCAGGTCGCCTGATGCCGGCCCGCATAGACGACGCTGGCGCGCGCGATCAGCGTGCCCTTCACCGCCGGGCGCAGATAGTTGATCTTGTATTCACCGGTCACGACTCGCGGACCCAGCGACAGCGCGCCCGCGAACGTCAACGCATTGTCGGCGAGATAACTGATGACGCCGCCATGCACGAAGCCATGCTGCTGCCGCAGTTCATCGCGAATCGGCAGACACAGGGTGAGCTCTTCGCTGCTGGCGTGCATCAACTCCGCGCCTAGCAGCATGCTGAACGGCTGGGCGTGCAGTGCGCCGCGCGCCCGGTCGAGTAGGTCGGTCATCGTGGTTCCTTCGTGCAGGGTCGGGGTGGTGCATCGGTGCAGCAGTACATCCGCACGGCGAGCGCCACGCGGTCCCTACCCACTCTAGGAAGTGCCGCTGCACTGCGCAAGGTGATTCCTCGCGATGAACGGAGCATTGTTGCGCAAAACGACCACAATCGCGACGATCGCCGATGAAACGTGCACGTAGGGCGCTTTTTGCGGGATTTGACCTCAAGCCATTAATCGGGCTGCCGTTAACCCTGGTGTAGCCTCCGTCATCCTTTGTTCCCAGGTGTCCCCGATGTTCAGCAAGATCAAGGTCGCATCCGGCCTGCTATGTGTTCTGGCCGCGTTCTGCGTCTTCCAGCTCGTCACGGTAGGGTTGGGGTTCTGGTCGCTGACCCGCACGCACGACGACGTCGGCGATCTGGCGAGCATCGCGCTGAAGCAGGTCGACGCGGTCAACCAGACGACGCAGCGCCTGATGGACGCGCGCATCAACCTGTCGCGCGCCGGCACGCGCATGGTGCGCGGCGGCGCCGAGCCGACGGACATCGTGCAGCACGCTCGCGAACAGCTCGCCGCCGCCGATCAGTCTTTCGCGGGCTTCATGAGCGCCCAGAAGACCAGCGACGAAGACAGCGCGCGCGCCACCGCGCTCGCCGAACGCTACAAGACGCTGCACGGCGCGCTCGCGGAGCTCGTGCAGTATCTCGACTCGAACAACATTCAGGCCTTCCTCTATCAACCCACGCAATCGTTTCAGGACGCCTATCTGGCGGAAGTGCACAACTTCGAGCAATTCGGCGACGCCGCGAGCCGCGCGTCGCTAGCTTCGATCGATGCGCGCGTGGCGGCGTTTCGCATCGTCAGCGTGGTGATTCTGCTCGTGCTGGTCGCCGGCACGCTTGCCGTCTATACGGCGCTGCGCCGCGGCGTCGTGGCACCGCTCGAGGAGGCGGGCCGCCACTTCGAGCGCATCGCGCAAGGCCGTCTCGATCAACCGATCGCCGCGCGCGGCAGCAACGAAATCGGCCGCCTGTTCTCCGGCCTCGCGACGATGCAGGCGAGCGTCGCACGCACCGTCAGTAGCGTGCGCGAATCGGCCGACTCGATCCATCTCGGCGCCAACGAAATCGCGACCGGCAACGCCGATCTGTCCGCACGTACCGAAAACCAGGCGGCATCGCTCGAGGAAACGGCGTCGAGCATGGAAGAACTGACGGCGACCGTGCGCCAGAACGCCGATCACGCGCGCGAAGCCAACGCGCTCGCCGAGACCGCGCTCGATGCAACGTCGCGCGGCAGCGAAGTCGTCAACCAGGTGGTCGACAAGATGCGCGGCATCGCGCAGAGCTCGGACAAAATCGCCGAGATCATTTCGGTGATCGACGGTATCGCGTTCCAGACCAACATCCTCGCGCTCAATGCCGCCGTCGAGGCGGCGCGTGCCGGAGAGCAGGGCCGGGGCTTCGCGGTCGTGGCCGGCGAAGTGCGCGGCCTCGCGCAACGCAGCGCGCAATCGGCGAAGGAAATCAAGACGCTGATCAGCGAATCGGTCGCGGAGATTCAGGGCGGCTCGGCGCTGGTCGAGCGCGCCGGCGAAGCGATGAGCCATGTGTCGGCGTCGATCTCGCGCGTCACGCAGATGATGGCCGAAATCAGCGCGTCGTCGCTCGAGCAGAGCACCGGCATCGAGCAGGTGAACCAGGCGGTCGTGCAGATGGACGAGATGACGCAGCAAAACGCGGCGCTCGTCGAGCAGGCCGCAGCGGCGGCTGCTTCGCTGCATCAGCAGACCGAGCAATTGAAACAGGCCGTTTCCGTGTTCGAAATTTCTGAAAGTGTGTTGCGCACGCAACAGCGCAGTCCAATGTCCGCAGTAAATGCTGAATTCGCATTAACCGGAATGCATGCGCTTTAAGCAGCGACGCTTGAAAACGCGACGCGGAAATAGAAAATGGCCCGCGTAAAGCGAGCCATTTGCATTAGACGCAGGGGCCTTTAGAGGCCTATCGTGACGCCCAAGTCTGTCTCAAAGTACCTGAAGGTACTTAGATCGACTGGATGTTTGCAGCCTGCTTGCCCTTCGGGCCTTGCTTGACTTCGAACGACACTTTCTGGTTCTCCTGCAGGGACTTGAAGCCCGATGCCTGGATTTCCGAGAAGTGTGCAAACAGGTCTTCGCCGCCGTCGTCCGGGGTGATGAAGCCGAAGCCCTTTGCATCGTTAAACCACTTAACAGTACCTGTTGCCATTTTTGATCCAAATAAATGTTGTGTATTGCATCGCGACCGCATTGCTCGAATGCAAAGCGAGCGCGAGGGAAGAGTTGTATCACGTCTTTATGACAGACGCCAATCAACATGCATCCGGGTATTCCCGGTTTGGATGTTTTTTCGCGCTTTGGGAACGTTTGGCGAGAACTTTTTTCGCGCCAGGGTTTACCAGCGGCATTAATTTCCTCGCGACCCGGCGGCGGATCGTCGTCCATGCATGCGGCTCTTTATTGAGACGATCGAGCGTTCAATTTCGTTTATCGATGTCCAAATTCGGCTAAGTTTCCGCGCCCGATTCGGCACCCTCGGGCAGCGCCGCGTAGGCGGTAGCCAAGTGATAAGGCGTGGTTGACGGCATGTCGGCGCGCGCAACTTCACCGCTCGCCGTCTTGCATTCGAACCACCCATGTTCATGCAAAAAGCATCGCTGAAAACGCGCGATCTGTTGCGGTAGCGCCGCGCGCACGGCCGGATCGTCGTGAGAGGCGAGCGCACGCAGGTATTCCGTCTGCGCCCAGATCCGCTGAGTCGCGTCGCTGACATTGCCAGCCTCGTCGAGCGATGCGCACACCCCGCCGTTGTTCGGGTCCACACCATGCTGCTGCGCGAAGGCGAAAGCGCGCGCCAGCGCTTCCGTTAGCCCCGTTCCGTCGAACAGCGCGCCCGCCTGCCTGACCAGCCAGTACCACTCGAACTGATGTCCCGGCTCCAGACGATTGCCGCTCGCACCGATCGGCAGTTCGGCGATGCAGCCGCTCGGCGCATGCACGAAGTGTCGCGCGACCGCGCCAGCGAGGCGGCGCAACGCGGCGCCAAAGACGTTATCGCGCGTCGCCTGGCAGGCGGCGAGCCACGCTTCGGTCAGGTGCATCAGCGGATTCTGCAGCGGCGTGGCGGTGACTTTCGAAAAGTCGACGTTCAGCGCGGCGTTGAACAGATCGCCGTCGGCCGCGAAGTTCGACTGGATCAGCGCGGTCGTGCTGTGTACGAGCTTCAGCGCGTCGACGTTGGCGGAGCGCCGCGCGTATTCCGCGCAAGCGAACACGACGAACGCGTGCGTGTAGAGGTCCTTCGTCGTGTCGAGCGGCACGCCGAGCGCGTCGACGCTATAAAACCATCCGCCGTGGTTGGCGTCCCGAAAGGTGCGCGTCAGCGAATCGAACAGCACGCGCGCGTGTTCCATGTCGCCCGCTTGCGCAAACGTGAACAACTGCCGCGCGCACGCCATCGCCCGATAGCGTTGCGCGGGCAAAGGCTCGGCTCCGGTGGCGTCAAGCGCTTCGTAGGGCAGCTGCAACGCGTGGTTGAAGCCGGGCCCGCGCCACATCGGCAGCACCACGTTCGCGAAGTGCTCGCGCAGCGCGTTCGCGGCGGTGGTCGTCGAAGCGGGGGGAGGGGTCGTGCTTGGCATGGTCGGTTGGTTCGGGCGCGTAACGTGCGCAGTGTATCGAGGCGGCGCTCAAGGTGGCGGCTCAGGGGTCCGCTCGGCCGGGTCGCTGTGGTCTGCGGCCTAGCATAAAGCAAACGCCTCGCGCTGACACCTCGAGTCAAGCATCCGGAATGCTCGACGCCTACGAGGCGTGACGTGCGTTGAGCCTTCGCTGCCGCTCATTTCAAATAAGGAGGAACGACGATGCTCGGTGATCTGATACGGGTCGATCTGCGCGCGCCTTCGGCAATTGCACGTGCGGGAATTCCGCAGCGACGACGCGAGGTCGTGAAACGCGCGAGGAGCTCGAAAGCGCGCAAATCGTCGGGGAATGGCTTCGGCGCGGGCGGAGCGCCATGCGACAATGCTGGCTCTAAATATTCCAACGGCAATGACGAGCGGCATCCGGCGCCCGTTCCTGGCGACGACCGCTTTTTCCTCTATGGCAGATTCCGCAGCATCCCCTCAGTCCAGGCCCCGGCGCGTCGCTTCGAAGAAGCAGCGGCAGGGCGCCGTCTCCACTGAAACCGAAAACAAGCTGGCGCGCGCGGCGCGCTCGGCGCAACGCCTCGCGCAACTGAGCGGCGTCGCGCGCGACGACAGCACGCTCGACCTGTTCCCCGACGATCCCACCCGCGCGACGCTCGAAGCGATGAACATCGACGTCCGCCAAGGCACGCTGCACGGGTTCGAATTGCCGGACGTGGTGCTGCAGGCGGTCGGCGCATTCGATGAACACATGGCGCTCGACAAGACTGCGCGCCGCGCACCGCGTGCTGCGAAACTGGATGTACCGATGCCGGTGAACGAGCAGTTGAGCGGTTTTGACGTCGAACCGGCGATGGCGGCGGCGGATGCGCCCGCAAGCAAGCCCGCGAACGGCGCCTCCGACGATGCAACGCCGAACGCCGGAGCAAACACCGACGACAAACTCACCCCACCTTCGCGTGAGTCATCCGCGCCGCTGAGCTCGGCGATGGCCGCCGCGACCGTCGCGCGCAGCGTGACCGCATTGCGTCAGGCGGCTGAAGCGGAGTCGGCAGCGACGGCGGGCGCGGGCAAGCCGCAGCCGCGTTTCGCCGCGACCTTTGCGAAAGCCGCGACGGCATCGCGCGATGCGACTGCGGCTGCGATTCCAGCCTCGTCCGCAACGTCCGCCGCGACCGACGACGACAGTAGCGCGCGCAAGTCCACCAACG encodes the following:
- a CDS encoding amidohydrolase family protein, which translates into the protein MPIDAHQHYWDPARGDYEWLTPELKILYRPFGPDDLKPLREQAGIERTVVVQAAPTLDETRYLLDIARHEPSIAGVVGWVPLLLPNAPDLIEALAREPKFKGVRPMLQDLPDDGWIANPDLTPAIDALIAHDLAFDALIYARHVQYVEIFAQRFPALRMVVDHGAKPPIRFGPAGYDVWRDAIARLAAFPQVHCKLSGLATEASPGWTEDTLRPYVEHLLNTFGPARLMWGSDWPVLELNGDYLLWHSVATTLLASLSDAERDAVFGENAAAFYRL
- a CDS encoding SDR family oxidoreductase, which produces MTQRLAGKTALITAAGQGIGLATAELFAREGARVIATDIRIDGLAGKPVEARKLDVLDGAAIKALAAEVGTIDVLFNCAGYVHAGNILECSEEDWDFAFDLNAKAMYRMIRAFLPAMLEKGGGSIINMSSAASSVKGVPNRFAYGASKAAVVGLTKSVAADFVTRGVRCNAICPGTVSSPSLEQRIAAQAQAQGASVDAVQAAFVARQPMGRIGKPEEIAALALYLASDESSFTTGQLHVIDGGWSN
- a CDS encoding ureidoglycolate lyase, with the translated sequence MKLLRYGPKGQEKPGLLDAQGKIRDLSKVVGDIDGAVLGDESLAKLRALDPATLPLVEGNPRVGPCVGKIGKFICIGLNYADHAAESNLPVPAEPVIFNKWTSAISGPNDDIEIPRGSKKTDWEVELGVVIGKAAKYVDEANALEHVAGYCVVNDVSEREWQIERGGTWDKGKGFDTFGPIGPWVVTRDEVADPQNLSLWLEVDGHRYQNGSTKTMIFSVAKLVSYVSQCMSLQPGDVISTGTPPGVGMGVKPNPVFLKPGQTVRLGIEGLGEQTQKTYAAE
- a CDS encoding PaaI family thioesterase, translating into MTDLLDRARGALHAQPFSMLLGAELMHASSEELTLCLPIRDELRQQHGFVHGGVISYLADNALTFAGALSLGPRVVTGEYKINYLRPAVKGTLIARASVVYAGRHQATCQCSVFVMEGNREKLVAVAQGTVNRIGENGEQEAGN
- a CDS encoding methyl-accepting chemotaxis protein, which gives rise to MFSKIKVASGLLCVLAAFCVFQLVTVGLGFWSLTRTHDDVGDLASIALKQVDAVNQTTQRLMDARINLSRAGTRMVRGGAEPTDIVQHAREQLAAADQSFAGFMSAQKTSDEDSARATALAERYKTLHGALAELVQYLDSNNIQAFLYQPTQSFQDAYLAEVHNFEQFGDAASRASLASIDARVAAFRIVSVVILLVLVAGTLAVYTALRRGVVAPLEEAGRHFERIAQGRLDQPIAARGSNEIGRLFSGLATMQASVARTVSSVRESADSIHLGANEIATGNADLSARTENQAASLEETASSMEELTATVRQNADHAREANALAETALDATSRGSEVVNQVVDKMRGIAQSSDKIAEIISVIDGIAFQTNILALNAAVEAARAGEQGRGFAVVAGEVRGLAQRSAQSAKEIKTLISESVAEIQGGSALVERAGEAMSHVSASISRVTQMMAEISASSLEQSTGIEQVNQAVVQMDEMTQQNAALVEQAAAAAASLHQQTEQLKQAVSVFEISESVLRTQQRSPMSAVNAEFALTGMHAL
- a CDS encoding cold-shock protein; amino-acid sequence: MATGTVKWFNDAKGFGFITPDDGGEDLFAHFSEIQASGFKSLQENQKVSFEVKQGPKGKQAANIQSI
- a CDS encoding AGE family epimerase/isomerase → MPSTTPPPASTTTAANALREHFANVVLPMWRGPGFNHALQLPYEALDATGAEPLPAQRYRAMACARQLFTFAQAGDMEHARVLFDSLTRTFRDANHGGWFYSVDALGVPLDTTKDLYTHAFVVFACAEYARRSANVDALKLVHSTTALIQSNFAADGDLFNAALNVDFSKVTATPLQNPLMHLTEAWLAACQATRDNVFGAALRRLAGAVARHFVHAPSGCIAELPIGASGNRLEPGHQFEWYWLVRQAGALFDGTGLTEALARAFAFAQQHGVDPNNGGVCASLDEAGNVSDATQRIWAQTEYLRALASHDDPAVRAALPQQIARFQRCFLHEHGWFECKTASGEVARADMPSTTPYHLATAYAALPEGAESGAET